The Thermus filiformis genome contains a region encoding:
- a CDS encoding Ig-like domain-containing protein, whose amino-acid sequence MKIKRGFWVLPLVGLLLLAGCGPQGTNLAGSGAVSLSVGISKPAQGAYVNSGEVEVRASASRGTVESVQVSYAGPQTGTINLSPAGGVWRGSLPAGLPSGEYTLTAKAKVGSVEKQSDPVRFTLDRTLPTVGWTRPADGVAVSGTVRLEVGATDNVGVAKVEFYTGSTKLGEATSAPYALNWNTAGYPDGQVTLKARAVDAAGNVGEATLSVTVDNTPPVVEWLSPRDKQRVGGVVTLVVAAQDGVSGQLTPTLRANGQPITDADQAQAGVQWDTRGYSGEVELEAEATDGAGNRTVSRITVTVDQTVADQTPPAVQVDSPASGSVVRGRVTVQVRATDNVGVVKVEAFDGALLLGSATAGVNGVFTLDVDSTKVEDGSRQWRVLAWDAAGNVGEATLSVTVDNTPPVVEWLSPRDKQRVGGVVTLVVAAQDGVSGQLTPTLRANGQPITDADQAQAGVQWDTRGYSGEVELEAEATDGAGNRTVSRITVTVDQTVADQTPPAVQVDSPASGSVVRGRVTVQVRATDNVGVVKVEAFDGALLLGSATAGVNGVFTLDVDSTKVEDGSRQWRVLAWDAAGNVGEATLSVTVDNTPPVVEWLSPRDGQVLSLTSPSPFSLAVRVRDANPDPASIQYEVDGNLLAGSVWDLTPVQDGDHFLTVRVRDLAGNEASSTIRVEVDRQPPQVSWNSPSDGAPLRNTVTLQIKTEDWPGVERVFVLLTRGTETQLLGEASGDGRFWTLTLDTTSFTNGNVSLEAVAVNRNGLQSVGGRSFVIDNPDLEKPVVSWIDPLNGQNVAGIQQLRVQALDNQAVQEVRLFVGGQLLRTFTQPPYILNDWDTTLLPDGPVVLKAVAVDTSGNQSDPAEIQVNVRNGGFPPALSILRPEEGGKVGVQFLVQASVTKQGTAFTWSQPLKAKVYDYRGNLVKEAPMLVNGASPPDNSDSVAEAFLDLGNVPSDLYRLVVEGEVLLGATPFRLYQERLISVVVSSNLPPALVVYQPLQGSVLTGRTLYLTGEVTDDSGEVRAVEVRLIGGGCATPGFDNYLMRYEAGPYGVFFMAVPLDGHPYIADGDYCLRVVAVDKEDLTLRNIQEFDVRVDRGVSDPVGTVSVITSSDPVVPGSSATWTVNFGASATYTVLLRKDGVVQEVYRGTGSSVSFTRSFSDRDLGSWDVVAVYVVGGVQGALSGGSVAVVQPTGP is encoded by the coding sequence ATGAAGATTAAACGTGGTTTTTGGGTTTTACCCCTTGTGGGCCTTCTTCTTCTGGCCGGCTGTGGCCCTCAGGGAACCAACCTGGCGGGCTCCGGGGCGGTCAGCCTTTCCGTGGGCATCAGCAAGCCCGCCCAAGGGGCCTACGTCAACTCGGGGGAGGTGGAGGTCAGGGCTTCTGCCTCCCGAGGGACGGTGGAAAGCGTCCAGGTGTCCTACGCTGGGCCGCAAACCGGCACCATCAACCTTTCCCCTGCGGGTGGGGTTTGGAGGGGTTCCCTCCCCGCCGGCCTCCCTTCGGGTGAATACACCCTGACGGCCAAGGCCAAGGTGGGCTCCGTGGAAAAGCAAAGCGATCCCGTCCGTTTTACCCTGGACCGCACCCTCCCCACGGTGGGGTGGACGCGTCCGGCGGACGGGGTGGCGGTGTCCGGGACGGTTCGGCTCGAGGTGGGGGCCACGGACAACGTGGGCGTGGCGAAGGTGGAGTTCTACACGGGCTCCACGAAGCTCGGGGAGGCCACCTCGGCGCCCTACGCCCTCAACTGGAACACCGCGGGCTACCCGGACGGGCAGGTGACGCTGAAGGCCCGTGCGGTGGACGCGGCGGGCAACGTAGGCGAGGCCACTTTGTCGGTGACGGTGGACAACACGCCTCCGGTGGTGGAGTGGTTGAGCCCGAGGGACAAGCAGCGGGTTGGGGGCGTGGTGACGCTGGTGGTGGCGGCCCAGGATGGGGTATCGGGTCAGTTGACGCCGACGCTTAGGGCGAACGGCCAGCCGATTACGGACGCGGACCAGGCCCAGGCTGGGGTGCAGTGGGACACGAGGGGGTACAGCGGGGAGGTGGAGCTGGAGGCGGAGGCTACGGACGGGGCTGGGAACCGTACCGTGAGCCGGATTACGGTGACGGTGGACCAGACGGTAGCGGACCAGACGCCTCCGGCGGTGCAGGTTGACTCTCCGGCTTCTGGTTCCGTGGTGCGCGGCCGGGTGACGGTGCAGGTGCGGGCCACGGACAACGTTGGGGTGGTGAAGGTAGAGGCGTTTGACGGGGCGTTGCTGCTGGGGTCTGCGACGGCCGGGGTGAACGGGGTGTTTACCCTGGACGTGGACAGCACCAAGGTGGAGGACGGTTCGAGGCAGTGGCGGGTGCTGGCCTGGGACGCGGCGGGCAACGTAGGCGAGGCCACTTTGTCGGTGACGGTGGACAACACGCCTCCGGTGGTGGAGTGGTTGAGCCCGAGGGACAAGCAGCGGGTTGGGGGCGTGGTGACGCTGGTGGTGGCGGCCCAGGATGGGGTATCGGGTCAGTTGACGCCGACGCTTAGGGCGAACGGCCAGCCGATTACGGACGCGGACCAGGCCCAGGCTGGGGTGCAGTGGGACACGAGGGGGTACAGCGGGGAGGTGGAGCTGGAGGCGGAGGCTACGGACGGGGCTGGGAACCGTACCGTGAGCCGGATTACGGTGACGGTGGACCAGACGGTAGCGGACCAGACGCCTCCGGCGGTGCAGGTTGACTCTCCGGCTTCTGGTTCCGTGGTGCGCGGCCGGGTGACGGTGCAGGTGCGGGCCACGGACAACGTTGGGGTGGTGAAGGTAGAGGCGTTTGACGGGGCGTTGCTGCTGGGGTCTGCGACGGCCGGGGTGAACGGGGTGTTTACCCTGGACGTGGACAGCACCAAGGTGGAGGACGGTTCGAGGCAGTGGCGGGTGCTGGCCTGGGACGCGGCGGGCAACGTAGGCGAGGCCACTTTGTCGGTGACGGTGGACAACACGCCTCCGGTGGTGGAGTGGTTGAGCCCGAGGGACGGCCAAGTCCTTTCCCTTACCAGCCCAAGCCCCTTCTCCTTGGCCGTGAGGGTGAGGGACGCGAATCCGGATCCGGCCTCCATCCAGTACGAAGTGGACGGCAACTTACTTGCTGGCTCGGTTTGGGATCTCACCCCTGTTCAGGACGGGGACCACTTCCTGACCGTGCGGGTCAGGGATCTGGCCGGGAACGAGGCGTCCTCTACCATAAGGGTGGAGGTTGACCGTCAGCCCCCCCAGGTGTCCTGGAATAGCCCTTCTGATGGCGCTCCTCTCAGGAACACGGTTACGCTCCAGATCAAAACGGAGGACTGGCCTGGGGTAGAGCGGGTTTTTGTCCTCCTGACCAGGGGCACGGAAACCCAGCTTTTGGGAGAGGCTTCGGGGGACGGGCGCTTCTGGACGCTCACCCTGGACACCACTTCCTTCACCAACGGGAACGTTTCGCTGGAGGCGGTCGCTGTAAACCGGAACGGGCTCCAGAGCGTGGGCGGGCGGTCTTTCGTGATTGACAACCCCGATTTGGAAAAGCCCGTTGTGTCCTGGATTGACCCGCTTAACGGTCAGAACGTGGCGGGCATCCAGCAACTTAGGGTCCAGGCGCTGGACAACCAGGCGGTTCAGGAGGTCCGCCTCTTTGTCGGTGGTCAGTTGCTGCGCACCTTCACCCAGCCCCCCTACATCCTCAACGATTGGGACACCACCTTGCTCCCGGACGGCCCGGTGGTTCTGAAGGCTGTGGCGGTGGACACCTCCGGCAACCAGAGCGACCCGGCGGAGATCCAGGTGAACGTGCGCAATGGGGGCTTCCCCCCGGCCCTGAGTATCCTCAGGCCCGAGGAGGGGGGTAAGGTGGGGGTTCAGTTCCTCGTTCAGGCCAGCGTGACCAAGCAAGGGACCGCTTTTACCTGGAGCCAACCCCTCAAGGCCAAGGTCTACGACTACCGGGGCAACCTTGTGAAGGAAGCCCCTATGCTGGTCAACGGCGCCTCGCCCCCCGACAACAGCGACAGCGTGGCCGAAGCCTTCTTGGACCTCGGCAACGTGCCCTCGGACCTTTACCGGCTCGTGGTGGAGGGCGAGGTGTTGTTGGGTGCGACCCCCTTCCGCCTTTACCAGGAGCGCCTCATCTCTGTGGTGGTATCCTCTAACCTGCCCCCTGCCCTGGTGGTCTATCAACCCCTTCAGGGCAGCGTCTTGACGGGCCGGACCCTTTACCTCACGGGTGAGGTGACGGACGACTCGGGTGAGGTGCGCGCGGTGGAGGTGCGCCTCATCGGGGGAGGGTGCGCGACTCCTGGGTTCGACAACTACCTCATGCGCTACGAGGCCGGGCCTTACGGGGTTTTCTTCATGGCGGTTCCTCTGGACGGCCACCCCTACATTGCGGACGGGGACTACTGCCTGCGGGTGGTCGCCGTGGACAAGGAAGACCTGACCCTGCGGAACATCCAGGAGTTTGACGTAAGGGTGGATCGCGGGGTTTCTGATCCGGTAGGAACCGTCTCTGTGATAACCTCTTCGGACCCAGTAGTTCCCGGATCAAGCGCCACTTGGACGGTCAACTTCGGCGCTTCGGCCACGTACACGGTCCTCCTCCGCAAGGACGGCGTGGTGCAGGAGGTGTACCGGGGGACGGGCTCTTCGGTGAGCTTCACCCGGTCCTTCTCCGACCGCGACCTGGGCTCCTGGGACGTGGTGGCGGTCTACGTGGTGGGCGGTGTCCAGGGTGCCCTATCCGGCGGGTCGGTGGCCGTGGTCCAGCCCACAGGGCCGTAG
- a CDS encoding polyprenyl synthetase family protein — protein sequence MTALLDLEAPLLRFEEALAELVQSEVLFLRLIHQDLVTAGGKRIRPRLVFLASRALGGAPFEMELALAVELLHSATLLHDDLIDDAETRRGKEAAFRRYGNAVSVLSGDFLLSRLLHVIARTGRMELVERFAEVAKTLAEGEVLQFQVAALEDYSLENYERIITAKTAALMALCTEGPALLREEPLEVREALYRFGLLYGQAFQMRDDYLDLMGSPEALGKPVGGDVREGKLTLITLRLLERFPEEAGPILRRRGREEGDLERLRALARTSGVAAEVEAAIRARAEEAVGALALLPDTPYRRALEALARAEAVRLA from the coding sequence GTGACCGCCCTCCTTGACCTCGAGGCCCCCCTCCTCCGCTTTGAGGAGGCTTTGGCCGAGCTCGTCCAGTCCGAGGTCCTCTTCCTCCGCCTCATCCACCAGGACCTGGTGACCGCCGGGGGGAAGCGCATCCGACCCCGGCTGGTCTTCCTCGCCTCCCGTGCCCTGGGGGGGGCGCCCTTTGAGATGGAGCTCGCCCTGGCGGTGGAGCTCCTCCACTCCGCCACCCTCCTCCACGACGACCTCATTGACGACGCCGAGACCCGAAGGGGGAAGGAGGCCGCCTTCCGCCGGTACGGGAACGCGGTCTCGGTCCTCTCCGGGGACTTCCTCCTCTCCCGGCTCCTCCACGTGATCGCCAGGACGGGGCGGATGGAGCTGGTGGAGCGCTTCGCCGAGGTGGCCAAGACCCTGGCCGAGGGAGAGGTCCTCCAGTTCCAGGTGGCGGCCCTGGAGGACTACTCTTTGGAGAACTACGAGCGGATCATCACCGCCAAGACCGCGGCGCTGATGGCGCTTTGCACCGAGGGGCCGGCTCTTCTGAGGGAGGAGCCTTTGGAGGTGCGCGAGGCCCTCTACCGCTTTGGCCTCCTCTACGGCCAGGCCTTCCAGATGCGGGACGACTACCTGGATCTGATGGGCAGCCCCGAGGCCCTGGGCAAGCCCGTGGGGGGAGACGTGCGGGAGGGCAAGCTCACCCTCATCACCTTGAGGCTTCTGGAGCGCTTCCCCGAGGAGGCGGGGCCCATCCTCAGGCGGCGGGGCCGGGAGGAGGGGGACCTGGAGCGGCTCCGGGCCCTGGCCCGCACAAGCGGGGTGGCGGCGGAGGTGGAGGCGGCCATCCGCGCCCGGGCGGAGGAGGCGGTGGGGGCCTTGGCCCTCCTGCCCGACACCCCCTACCGCCGGGCCCTCGAGGCCCTGGCCCGGGCCGAGGCGGTACGTTTGGCCTAA
- a CDS encoding Glu/Leu/Phe/Val family dehydrogenase has translation MGIPAYRPPDEPRLWDLFLVRLERVLRKTSLHPTTVEYLAHPRRLVTVSIPIRMDDGRVRFFQGYRVVHNIARGPSIGGVRYHPSVSLGQTAGLAAWMTLKAAVYDLPFGGAAGGVAVDPKKLSPSELERLTRRYTAELLNLIGPDIDILGPDLGTHEGVMAWIMDTYSMTLGTTVPGVVVGKPAALGGTEGRDDAVGLSVALVLRAMAERKGLPLEGARVAVQGFGQVGGAAALWLSRLGLKVVAVSTSQGGVYDPEGLEVEALLAEYERTGELPAWGRPLAPKEELALEVDYLVPAAAEGTLDEEAARAVLEAANGALTEEAEAYLLGRGVLVVPDLLTGGGGLLSGHLEWVQDLNMFFWTKEEVQAKIDASVRRAVEEVCDRAEALGADLRTGALALALERVNEATKLRGVYP, from the coding sequence ATGGGAATCCCCGCGTACCGGCCCCCGGACGAACCGAGGCTCTGGGACCTCTTCCTGGTAAGGCTGGAACGGGTCCTAAGGAAGACCAGCCTCCACCCCACCACGGTGGAGTACCTGGCCCATCCCCGCCGCCTGGTCACCGTCTCCATTCCCATCCGGATGGACGACGGCCGGGTGCGGTTCTTCCAGGGCTACCGGGTGGTGCACAACATTGCCCGCGGCCCCTCCATCGGCGGGGTGCGCTACCACCCCTCGGTCAGCCTGGGCCAGACCGCGGGCCTGGCCGCCTGGATGACCCTGAAGGCGGCGGTCTACGACCTGCCCTTCGGGGGGGCGGCCGGGGGGGTGGCGGTGGACCCCAAGAAGCTCTCCCCCTCCGAGCTCGAGCGCCTCACCCGGCGCTACACCGCTGAGCTTTTGAACCTCATCGGGCCGGACATAGACATCCTAGGCCCCGACCTCGGCACCCACGAGGGGGTGATGGCCTGGATCATGGACACCTACTCCATGACCCTGGGGACCACCGTGCCTGGGGTGGTGGTGGGCAAGCCCGCCGCCCTGGGGGGGACCGAGGGCCGGGACGACGCGGTGGGGTTGAGCGTGGCCCTGGTCCTGCGGGCCATGGCCGAGCGGAAGGGCCTCCCGCTGGAGGGGGCCCGGGTGGCGGTCCAGGGCTTCGGCCAGGTGGGGGGTGCGGCGGCCCTTTGGCTTTCCCGTCTGGGCCTCAAGGTGGTGGCGGTCTCCACCTCCCAAGGGGGGGTGTACGACCCGGAGGGCCTCGAGGTGGAGGCCCTGCTCGCCGAGTACGAGCGCACCGGGGAGCTCCCCGCCTGGGGCCGGCCCCTTGCTCCCAAGGAGGAGCTCGCCCTCGAGGTGGACTACCTGGTCCCCGCGGCGGCCGAGGGGACCCTGGACGAGGAGGCCGCGCGGGCGGTCCTCGAGGCGGCCAACGGGGCCCTGACCGAGGAGGCGGAGGCCTACCTCCTGGGCCGGGGGGTGCTGGTGGTGCCGGACCTCCTCACCGGGGGCGGGGGGCTTCTCTCGGGGCACTTGGAGTGGGTGCAGGACCTGAACATGTTCTTCTGGACGAAGGAGGAGGTCCAGGCCAAGATAGACGCTTCCGTCCGCCGGGCGGTGGAGGAGGTCTGTGACCGGGCCGAGGCCCTGGGGGCGGACCTGCGCACCGGGGCCTTGGCCCTGGCCCTGGAGCGGGTGAACGAGGCCACCAAGCTAAGAGGGGTGTATCCATGA
- a CDS encoding Glu/Leu/Phe/Val family dehydrogenase, which produces MRSEPLSYLGDGAGPWEIYLEQVNRVIPYLGRLATWAETLKRPKRVLIVDVPIHLDDGTVAHFEGYRVHHNTSRGPAKGGVRYHPEVTLSEVMALAAWMTIKNAAVGLPYGGGKGGVRVDPKKLSPSELERLTRRYTSEIGILLGPDRDIPAPDVNTSEREMAWMMDTYSMNVGRTVPGVVTGKPIALGGSLGRRDATGRGVFVTAAAAAEKIGLPIEGSRVVIQGFGNVGNAAARVFHDHGARVVAVSDVTGAVYNEAGIDPYDLLAWVRETGGVRGYPKAEPIPQAELFAVPTEFLIPAALEKQITEQNAWRIQARIIAEGANGPTTPGADDILQEKGVVVVPDVIANAGGVTVSYFEWVQDFNSYFWTEEEINRRLERVLRNAFEAVWQVHEEKRISLRTAAYVVAATRVLEARALRGLYP; this is translated from the coding sequence ATGAGGAGTGAACCGCTTTCCTATCTGGGCGATGGTGCGGGGCCGTGGGAGATCTATCTGGAGCAGGTGAACCGGGTCATCCCTTACCTGGGCCGGCTCGCCACCTGGGCCGAGACCCTCAAGCGGCCCAAGCGGGTCCTGATCGTGGACGTGCCCATCCACCTGGACGACGGGACCGTGGCCCACTTTGAGGGGTACCGGGTCCACCACAACACCTCCCGGGGGCCGGCCAAGGGGGGGGTGCGCTACCACCCGGAGGTCACCCTGTCCGAGGTCATGGCCTTGGCCGCCTGGATGACCATCAAGAACGCCGCGGTGGGCCTGCCCTACGGGGGCGGCAAGGGCGGGGTGCGGGTGGACCCCAAGAAGCTCTCCCCCTCCGAGCTCGAGCGCCTCACCCGGCGCTACACCTCGGAGATCGGGATCCTCCTGGGTCCGGACCGGGACATCCCCGCCCCGGACGTGAACACCTCCGAGCGGGAGATGGCCTGGATGATGGACACCTACTCCATGAACGTGGGCCGGACCGTGCCCGGGGTGGTCACGGGGAAGCCCATCGCCCTAGGGGGCTCCTTGGGCCGGCGGGACGCCACGGGCCGGGGGGTCTTCGTCACCGCGGCCGCGGCGGCGGAGAAGATCGGCCTGCCTATAGAGGGGAGCCGGGTGGTCATCCAGGGCTTCGGCAACGTGGGCAACGCCGCCGCCCGCGTCTTCCACGACCACGGGGCCCGGGTGGTCGCGGTCTCCGATGTCACGGGGGCGGTGTACAACGAGGCGGGGATAGACCCCTACGATCTTTTGGCCTGGGTTCGGGAGACCGGCGGGGTGCGGGGCTACCCTAAGGCCGAGCCCATCCCCCAGGCGGAGCTTTTCGCCGTCCCCACCGAGTTCCTCATCCCTGCGGCCTTGGAGAAGCAGATCACCGAGCAGAACGCCTGGCGCATCCAGGCCCGGATCATCGCCGAGGGGGCCAACGGCCCCACCACCCCAGGGGCCGACGACATCCTCCAGGAGAAGGGGGTGGTGGTGGTCCCCGACGTGATCGCCAACGCGGGCGGGGTCACGGTCAGCTACTTTGAGTGGGTCCAGGACTTCAACTCCTACTTCTGGACGGAGGAGGAGATCAACCGGCGCCTCGAGCGCGTCCTGAGGAACGCCTTTGAGGCGGTGTGGCAGGTCCACGAGGAGAAGCGGATCTCCCTCCGCACCGCCGCCTACGTGGTGGCGGCCACCCGGGTCCTGGAGGCCCGGGCCCTGCGGGGGTTATATCCTTAA
- a CDS encoding GNAT family N-acetyltransferase, which translates to MDWPRFGRVTLKPFSAGLSEEEWKALWETFKDPEVAYWNGTTPLKSPLWLFKRLVQMDLRRKDRLAFGILDERGELIGTVELYDLTPEEGTLGILIGRKDRWGQGYGTEAVKALLGYAFGPLGLKRVRLRTFAHNERAQRAFKKAGFQEVGRARTREGEDVLMEVERGAFSPEA; encoded by the coding sequence GTGGACTGGCCCCGCTTCGGGCGCGTGACCCTGAAGCCCTTCTCCGCAGGGCTTTCCGAGGAGGAGTGGAAGGCCCTGTGGGAAACCTTCAAGGACCCCGAGGTGGCCTACTGGAACGGGACGACCCCCCTGAAAAGCCCCCTCTGGCTCTTCAAGCGCCTGGTCCAGATGGACCTCCGGCGCAAGGACCGCCTGGCCTTCGGCATCCTGGACGAGAGGGGGGAGCTGATCGGGACGGTGGAGCTGTACGACCTGACCCCGGAGGAGGGCACCTTGGGCATCCTGATCGGGAGGAAGGACCGCTGGGGCCAGGGGTACGGGACCGAGGCGGTGAAGGCCCTTTTGGGCTACGCCTTCGGCCCTTTGGGGCTCAAGCGGGTGCGGCTTCGCACCTTCGCCCACAACGAGCGGGCCCAGCGGGCCTTCAAGAAGGCGGGCTTCCAGGAGGTGGGCCGGGCGCGGACCCGGGAGGGGGAGGACGTGCTCATGGAGGTGGAGCGTGGTGCTTTTAGCCCCGAGGCTTAG
- a CDS encoding 2-hydroxyacid dehydrogenase: MVLLAPRLRPEAFALLPEGVEVVHFADPLPERALEAEVVIPPYGERALLEALFPRLKRLRLVQTLSAGVDWILDLIPEGVVLADGSGIHDAPVAEWVVGVILASLKKLPTFLENQKQGLWREERLGDLEGRTVLILGYGSIGRAVEERLLPFGVEVLRVARKERPGVYAPQDLPHLLPQADVVVLLLPLTPETRRLVDRDFLARMRPGALLVNAGRGGLVDTEALVEAVREGRIRAALDVTDPEPLPEDHPLWTLPGVLITPHVAGLSEGFFRRAGRFLAEQLGRYLRGEPLLNVVREGY, translated from the coding sequence GTGGTGCTTTTAGCCCCGAGGCTTAGGCCGGAGGCCTTCGCCCTTTTGCCGGAGGGGGTGGAGGTGGTCCACTTCGCCGACCCCCTGCCCGAGCGGGCCCTCGAGGCCGAGGTGGTCATCCCCCCCTACGGGGAGCGGGCCCTTTTGGAGGCCCTCTTCCCCAGGCTGAAGCGGCTCCGCCTGGTCCAGACCCTCTCCGCCGGGGTGGACTGGATTCTGGACCTCATCCCGGAGGGCGTGGTCCTGGCGGACGGGAGCGGCATCCACGACGCTCCGGTGGCCGAGTGGGTGGTGGGGGTCATCCTGGCGAGCCTGAAGAAGCTCCCCACCTTCTTGGAGAACCAAAAGCAGGGCCTGTGGCGGGAGGAGCGGCTTGGGGACCTGGAGGGCCGGACCGTCCTCATCCTGGGGTACGGCTCCATCGGCCGGGCGGTGGAGGAGAGGCTTCTGCCCTTTGGGGTGGAGGTCCTGCGGGTGGCCCGGAAGGAGCGGCCCGGGGTCTACGCCCCCCAGGACCTCCCCCACCTCCTCCCCCAGGCGGACGTGGTGGTCCTCCTCCTGCCCCTCACCCCCGAGACCCGGCGGCTCGTGGACCGGGACTTCCTGGCCCGGATGAGGCCCGGGGCCCTGCTGGTGAACGCGGGCCGGGGGGGGCTTGTGGACACGGAGGCCCTGGTGGAGGCGGTGCGAGAGGGGCGCATCCGGGCGGCCTTGGACGTGACCGACCCCGAGCCCCTGCCGGAGGACCACCCCCTTTGGACCCTGCCCGGGGTGCTCATCACCCCGCACGTGGCGGGGCTGTCCGAGGGGTTCTTCCGGCGGGCGGGGCGGTTCTTGGCCGAGCAGCTGGGCCGCTATTTGCGGGGGGAGCCCCTTTTGAACGTGGTCCGCGAGGGCTACTAA
- a CDS encoding 1,9-bis(guanidino)-5-aza-nonane synthase produces the protein MEKKALLSTPVEPIDIKAFDAGPILEAMGKTAFQARNLYRAAEIYRQMLQDDCAVILTLAGSLVSAGQGLIVHDLIRKGLVDAIVATGANIVDQDFFEALGHRHYQGDPKADDEALRRLWIDRIYDTYIDEEELRHTDYTIAEIAEALEPRPYSSREFIWHMGRYLAERGLGETSIVRAAYEEGVPIFVPAFSDSSAGFGLVYHQVKHPEAHVSIDSVADFRELTQIKLWAGTTGLVMLGGGVPKNFAQDIVVAAEVLGHQVEMHKYAVQITVADERDGGLSGSTLSEAQSWGKVDAALSQMVFAEATLAFPLLASYVYHRAPERAKRRYADRFRQEVPA, from the coding sequence ATGGAGAAGAAGGCGCTTCTTTCTACGCCCGTGGAGCCCATAGACATCAAGGCCTTTGACGCGGGGCCCATCCTCGAGGCCATGGGCAAGACGGCCTTCCAGGCCAGGAACCTCTACCGGGCGGCGGAGATCTACCGCCAGATGCTCCAGGACGACTGCGCGGTCATCCTCACCCTGGCGGGGAGCCTGGTCTCGGCGGGGCAGGGCCTGATCGTCCACGACCTGATCCGCAAGGGGCTGGTGGACGCCATCGTGGCCACCGGGGCCAACATCGTGGACCAGGACTTCTTTGAGGCCCTGGGCCACCGCCACTACCAGGGGGACCCCAAGGCGGACGACGAGGCCCTGAGGCGGCTTTGGATTGACCGCATTTACGACACCTACATAGACGAGGAGGAGCTCCGCCACACCGATTACACCATCGCCGAGATCGCCGAGGCCCTGGAGCCCCGCCCCTACTCCAGCCGGGAGTTCATCTGGCACATGGGCCGGTACCTGGCGGAGCGGGGCCTGGGGGAGACCTCCATCGTCCGGGCCGCCTACGAGGAGGGGGTGCCCATCTTCGTCCCGGCCTTCTCCGACTCCTCGGCGGGCTTCGGCCTGGTCTACCACCAGGTCAAGCACCCCGAGGCCCACGTGAGCATTGACTCGGTGGCCGACTTCCGCGAGCTCACCCAGATCAAGCTCTGGGCCGGGACCACCGGGCTGGTCATGCTGGGGGGCGGGGTGCCCAAGAACTTCGCCCAGGACATCGTGGTGGCGGCGGAGGTTTTGGGCCACCAGGTGGAGATGCACAAGTACGCCGTCCAGATCACCGTGGCGGACGAGCGGGACGGGGGGCTTTCTGGCTCCACCCTGAGCGAGGCCCAGAGCTGGGGCAAGGTGGACGCCGCCCTCTCCCAGATGGTCTTCGCCGAGGCCACCCTGGCCTTTCCGCTCCTTGCCTCCTACGTCTACCACCGGGCCCCTGAGCGGGCCAAGCGGCGCTACGCGGACCGGTTCCGGCAAGAGGTCCCGGCCTAG